From a single Ornithodoros turicata isolate Travis chromosome 8, ASM3712646v1, whole genome shotgun sequence genomic region:
- the LOC135366963 gene encoding serine/threonine-protein kinase tousled-like 2 isoform X1 encodes MEEMRCNEKHGYPSRNATHQAPSTIVRGCLKTSLRWEVETMDNIHSLDPRKQELLEARFLGNRQLCNNLGGQVPYLGQAMAVSQPASGSLGGGVVCGGSSASLPPSSQVLAHVSSSGSSSNTNHNQDSNMSTASLGSQHSDKEIEASDKHHRTPPQTERKRKRKDDGVAAGKGGRAGENPKKVNEYFKNQVHSPSCYGGAKSPVPQGYCLVAAGVFQGGSPLVSQLTPTLSSMDYPGLMAPPQQRMLQTTSRQIQTDLTINKIKELESKSALDLEIRDNRIDELQRGSEELRRQMQAQQKVIQKQEEQLLKCIDVTKQLLIEKSAMEKKQSRQKCMQNRLRLGQFVTQRQGASFVENWVDGYAFNELLRKQEQITSEREEIERQRKLLCKKKPTTGQPKGKGATNGAAALANGEFVKPESPKDMAVLQRLSWYEYYEQEEILKLRQVSLKKEDTDLQLELEKLERERNLHIRELKRIHNEDQSRFNNHPVLNDRYLLLILLGKGGFSEVHKAFDLKEQRYVACKIHQLNKDWKDDKKANYIKHALREYNIHKSLDHPRVVKLYDVFEIDPNSVTNWMLPLVPGRFCTVLEYCDGHDLDFYLKQHKSIPEREARCIVMQVVHALKYLNEIKPPIIHYDLKPGNILLGSGSLSGEIKITDFGLSKIMDDENYSPEYGMDLTSQGAGTYWYLPPECFVVGKNPPKISSKVDVWSVGVIFYQCLYGKKPFGHNQSQATILEENTILKATDVEFPPKPVVSNEAKQFIRRCLQYRKEDRIDVFTLSNEEYLKPNYSKHSRQSSASDKDKS; translated from the exons GTGGGAGGTGGAGACAATGGACAACATCCATAGTCTTGACCCACGGAAACAAGAACTCCTAGAAGCGAGGTTTCTCGGAAACCGG CAATTGTGCAACAACCTAGGTGGCCAAGTGCCGTACCTGGGCCAGGCGATGGCGGTGTCCCAGCCGGCATCTGGGAGCCTGGGGGGTGGAGTAGTTTGTGGGGGAAGCAGCGCTTCGCTGCCCCCCTCATCTCAAGTTCTGGCTCATGTGTCTTCCTCTGGCAGTTCTAGCAACACCAACCACAATCAGGACTCTAATATGAGTACCGCCAGCCTGGGCTCCCAACATAGTGATAAAGAAATTGAG GCATCAGATAAGCACCACAGAACACCTCCCCaaacagaaaggaaaagaaaacggaaagatgACGGTGTAGCGGCAG GCAAAGGGGGTAGGGCAGGTGAAAATCCGAAGAAAGTGAATGAATATTTCAAG AACCAGGTCCATAGCCCTAGCTGCTATGGGGGGGCCAAGTCGCCCGTTCCTCAGGGCTACTGCCTG GTCGCTGCTGGTGTATTTCAGGGTGGCAGCCCGTTAGTGTCCCAGTTGACACCAACATTGAGCAGCATGGACTACCCTGGTCTCATGGCGCCGCCACAACAGAGGATGCTCCAGACAACGAGTCGGCAAATACAAACAGACCTCACCATCAATAAAATCAAGGAACTAGAAAGCAAATCAGCCCTGGACCTGGAAATAAGGGACAACAGGATAGATGAACTACAGAGG GGAAGCGAGGAGCTGAGGCGGCAAATGCAGGCACAACAGAAGGTCATTCAGAAGCAGGAGGAGCAACTGTTAAAATGTATAGATGTAACAAAGCAACTGTTAATAGAAAAG TCTGCCATGGAGAAGAAACAGTCCCGGCAGAAATGTATGCAAAATCGGTTAAGGCTAGGGCAGTTCGTCACACAGCGGCAGGGAGCATCCTTTGTGGAGAACTGGGTGGATGGGTACGCCTTCAACGAGCTCTTGAG GAAACAGGAGCAAATCACTTCAGAGCGGGAAGAAATTGAGAGGCAAAGGAAATTGCTGTGCAAGAAAAAGCCTACGACGGGGCAACCCAAGGGCAAGGGCGCAACCAACGGTGCTGCAGCCCTCGCCAACGGGGAATTTGTGAAACCGGAATCACCTAAGGA CATGGCAGTCCTGCAGCggttgtcctggtatgagtaCTACGAGCAGGAGGAAATTTTGAAGCTGCGACAGGTCTCTCTCAAGAAAGAGGACACGGACTTGCAGCTTGAGCTCGAAAAGCTGGAGCGTGAGCGGAACCTACACATACGTGAGCTGAAACGCATCCACAACGAAGACCAGTCTCGTTTCAACAACCACCCGGTGCTCAATGACCGCTACCTCTTGCTCATCCTTTTGGGTAAAGGAGGGTTTAGTGAAGTACATAAG GCGTTTGACTTGAAAGAACAGAGGTACGTAGCCTGTAAAATACATCAGCTGAACAAAGACTGGAAGGACGACAAGAAGGCCAATTATATAAA ACATGCCCTGCGAGAGTACAACATACACAAGTCGTTGGACCACCCCAGAGTGGTGAAGCTGTACGACGTCTTTGAGATCGACCCCAACTC GGTTACTAACTGGATGCTACCACTGGTCCCTGGCAGGTTCTGCACGGTGCTGGAGTACTGTGATGGGCACGACCTGGACTTCTACCTCAAGCAGCACAAGTCCATCCCCGAAAGGGAAGCTCGCTGCATTGTCATGCAGGTGGTGCATGCCCTCAAGTACCTCAATGAGATAAAGCCTCCGATCATTCACTATGACCTAAAACCCG GCAATATCCTGCTGGGTAGCGGGAGCCTTAGCGGCGAGATCAAGATCACGGACTTTGGGCTGAGCAAGATAATGGATGACGAGAACTACAGCCCTGAGTACGGTATGGACCTGACCTCGCAGGGCGCCGGCACGTACTGGTACCTGCCGCCAGAGTGCTTTGTGGTGGGCAAGAATCCGCCCAAGATATCCTCAAAAGTGGATGTTTGGAGCGTGGGTGTCATATTCTACCAATGTCTCTATGGGAAAAAG CCGTTTGGACACAACCAGTCACAAGCAACAATCCTAGAGGAGAACACAATCCTGAAGGCAACGGATGTTGAGTTTCCTCCCAAGCCTGTAGTCAGCAATGAAGCCAAG CAATTCATCAGGCGCTGCCTACAGTACCGGAAAGAAGACCGTATCGATGTGTTCACACTATCCAATGAGGAGTACCTGAAACCCAACTATTCAAAGCACAGCCGCCAGTCCAGTGCCTCGGACAAGGACAAATCGTAG
- the LOC135366963 gene encoding serine/threonine-protein kinase tousled-like 2 isoform X5 has translation MEEMRCNEKHGYPSRNATHQAPSTIVRGCLKTSLRWEVETMDNIHSLDPRKQELLEARFLGNRQLCNNLGGQVPYLGQAMAVSQPASGSLGGGVVCGGSSASLPPSSQVLAHVSSSGSSSNTNHNQDSNMSTASLGSQHSDKEIEASDKHHRTPPQTERKRKRKDDGVAAGKGGRAGENPKKVNEYFKNQVHSPSCYGGAKSPVPQGYCLGGSPLVSQLTPTLSSMDYPGLMAPPQQRMLQTTSRQIQTDLTINKIKELESKSALDLEIRDNRIDELQRGSEELRRQMQAQQKVIQKQEEQLLKCIDVTKQLLIEKSAMEKKQSRQKCMQNRLRLGQFVTQRQGASFVENWVDGYAFNELLRKQEQITSEREEIERQRKLLCKKKPTTGQPKGKGATNGAAALANGEFVKPESPKDMAVLQRLSWYEYYEQEEILKLRQVSLKKEDTDLQLELEKLERERNLHIRELKRIHNEDQSRFNNHPVLNDRYLLLILLGKGGFSEVHKAFDLKEQRYVACKIHQLNKDWKDDKKANYIKHALREYNIHKSLDHPRVVKLYDVFEIDPNSFCTVLEYCDGHDLDFYLKQHKSIPEREARCIVMQVVHALKYLNEIKPPIIHYDLKPGNILLGSGSLSGEIKITDFGLSKIMDDENYSPEYGMDLTSQGAGTYWYLPPECFVVGKNPPKISSKVDVWSVGVIFYQCLYGKKPFGHNQSQATILEENTILKATDVEFPPKPVVSNEAKQFIRRCLQYRKEDRIDVFTLSNEEYLKPNYSKHSRQSSASDKDKS, from the exons GTGGGAGGTGGAGACAATGGACAACATCCATAGTCTTGACCCACGGAAACAAGAACTCCTAGAAGCGAGGTTTCTCGGAAACCGG CAATTGTGCAACAACCTAGGTGGCCAAGTGCCGTACCTGGGCCAGGCGATGGCGGTGTCCCAGCCGGCATCTGGGAGCCTGGGGGGTGGAGTAGTTTGTGGGGGAAGCAGCGCTTCGCTGCCCCCCTCATCTCAAGTTCTGGCTCATGTGTCTTCCTCTGGCAGTTCTAGCAACACCAACCACAATCAGGACTCTAATATGAGTACCGCCAGCCTGGGCTCCCAACATAGTGATAAAGAAATTGAG GCATCAGATAAGCACCACAGAACACCTCCCCaaacagaaaggaaaagaaaacggaaagatgACGGTGTAGCGGCAG GCAAAGGGGGTAGGGCAGGTGAAAATCCGAAGAAAGTGAATGAATATTTCAAG AACCAGGTCCATAGCCCTAGCTGCTATGGGGGGGCCAAGTCGCCCGTTCCTCAGGGCTACTGCCTG GGTGGCAGCCCGTTAGTGTCCCAGTTGACACCAACATTGAGCAGCATGGACTACCCTGGTCTCATGGCGCCGCCACAACAGAGGATGCTCCAGACAACGAGTCGGCAAATACAAACAGACCTCACCATCAATAAAATCAAGGAACTAGAAAGCAAATCAGCCCTGGACCTGGAAATAAGGGACAACAGGATAGATGAACTACAGAGG GGAAGCGAGGAGCTGAGGCGGCAAATGCAGGCACAACAGAAGGTCATTCAGAAGCAGGAGGAGCAACTGTTAAAATGTATAGATGTAACAAAGCAACTGTTAATAGAAAAG TCTGCCATGGAGAAGAAACAGTCCCGGCAGAAATGTATGCAAAATCGGTTAAGGCTAGGGCAGTTCGTCACACAGCGGCAGGGAGCATCCTTTGTGGAGAACTGGGTGGATGGGTACGCCTTCAACGAGCTCTTGAG GAAACAGGAGCAAATCACTTCAGAGCGGGAAGAAATTGAGAGGCAAAGGAAATTGCTGTGCAAGAAAAAGCCTACGACGGGGCAACCCAAGGGCAAGGGCGCAACCAACGGTGCTGCAGCCCTCGCCAACGGGGAATTTGTGAAACCGGAATCACCTAAGGA CATGGCAGTCCTGCAGCggttgtcctggtatgagtaCTACGAGCAGGAGGAAATTTTGAAGCTGCGACAGGTCTCTCTCAAGAAAGAGGACACGGACTTGCAGCTTGAGCTCGAAAAGCTGGAGCGTGAGCGGAACCTACACATACGTGAGCTGAAACGCATCCACAACGAAGACCAGTCTCGTTTCAACAACCACCCGGTGCTCAATGACCGCTACCTCTTGCTCATCCTTTTGGGTAAAGGAGGGTTTAGTGAAGTACATAAG GCGTTTGACTTGAAAGAACAGAGGTACGTAGCCTGTAAAATACATCAGCTGAACAAAGACTGGAAGGACGACAAGAAGGCCAATTATATAAA ACATGCCCTGCGAGAGTACAACATACACAAGTCGTTGGACCACCCCAGAGTGGTGAAGCTGTACGACGTCTTTGAGATCGACCCCAACTC GTTCTGCACGGTGCTGGAGTACTGTGATGGGCACGACCTGGACTTCTACCTCAAGCAGCACAAGTCCATCCCCGAAAGGGAAGCTCGCTGCATTGTCATGCAGGTGGTGCATGCCCTCAAGTACCTCAATGAGATAAAGCCTCCGATCATTCACTATGACCTAAAACCCG GCAATATCCTGCTGGGTAGCGGGAGCCTTAGCGGCGAGATCAAGATCACGGACTTTGGGCTGAGCAAGATAATGGATGACGAGAACTACAGCCCTGAGTACGGTATGGACCTGACCTCGCAGGGCGCCGGCACGTACTGGTACCTGCCGCCAGAGTGCTTTGTGGTGGGCAAGAATCCGCCCAAGATATCCTCAAAAGTGGATGTTTGGAGCGTGGGTGTCATATTCTACCAATGTCTCTATGGGAAAAAG CCGTTTGGACACAACCAGTCACAAGCAACAATCCTAGAGGAGAACACAATCCTGAAGGCAACGGATGTTGAGTTTCCTCCCAAGCCTGTAGTCAGCAATGAAGCCAAG CAATTCATCAGGCGCTGCCTACAGTACCGGAAAGAAGACCGTATCGATGTGTTCACACTATCCAATGAGGAGTACCTGAAACCCAACTATTCAAAGCACAGCCGCCAGTCCAGTGCCTCGGACAAGGACAAATCGTAG
- the LOC135366963 gene encoding serine/threonine-protein kinase tousled-like 2 isoform X6, producing MEEMRCNEKHGYPSRNATHQAPSTIVRGCLKTSLRWEVETMDNIHSLDPRKQELLEARFLGNRQLCNNLGGQVPYLGQAMAVSQPASGSLGGGVVCGGSSASLPPSSQVLAHVSSSGSSSNTNHNQDSNMSTASLGSQHSDKEIEASDKHHRTPPQTERKRKRKDDGVAAGKGGRAGENPKKVNEYFKVAAGVFQGGSPLVSQLTPTLSSMDYPGLMAPPQQRMLQTTSRQIQTDLTINKIKELESKSALDLEIRDNRIDELQRGSEELRRQMQAQQKVIQKQEEQLLKCIDVTKQLLIEKSAMEKKQSRQKCMQNRLRLGQFVTQRQGASFVENWVDGYAFNELLRKQEQITSEREEIERQRKLLCKKKPTTGQPKGKGATNGAAALANGEFVKPESPKDMAVLQRLSWYEYYEQEEILKLRQVSLKKEDTDLQLELEKLERERNLHIRELKRIHNEDQSRFNNHPVLNDRYLLLILLGKGGFSEVHKAFDLKEQRYVACKIHQLNKDWKDDKKANYIKHALREYNIHKSLDHPRVVKLYDVFEIDPNSVTNWMLPLVPGRFCTVLEYCDGHDLDFYLKQHKSIPEREARCIVMQVVHALKYLNEIKPPIIHYDLKPGNILLGSGSLSGEIKITDFGLSKIMDDENYSPEYGMDLTSQGAGTYWYLPPECFVVGKNPPKISSKVDVWSVGVIFYQCLYGKKPFGHNQSQATILEENTILKATDVEFPPKPVVSNEAKQFIRRCLQYRKEDRIDVFTLSNEEYLKPNYSKHSRQSSASDKDKS from the exons GTGGGAGGTGGAGACAATGGACAACATCCATAGTCTTGACCCACGGAAACAAGAACTCCTAGAAGCGAGGTTTCTCGGAAACCGG CAATTGTGCAACAACCTAGGTGGCCAAGTGCCGTACCTGGGCCAGGCGATGGCGGTGTCCCAGCCGGCATCTGGGAGCCTGGGGGGTGGAGTAGTTTGTGGGGGAAGCAGCGCTTCGCTGCCCCCCTCATCTCAAGTTCTGGCTCATGTGTCTTCCTCTGGCAGTTCTAGCAACACCAACCACAATCAGGACTCTAATATGAGTACCGCCAGCCTGGGCTCCCAACATAGTGATAAAGAAATTGAG GCATCAGATAAGCACCACAGAACACCTCCCCaaacagaaaggaaaagaaaacggaaagatgACGGTGTAGCGGCAG GCAAAGGGGGTAGGGCAGGTGAAAATCCGAAGAAAGTGAATGAATATTTCAAG GTCGCTGCTGGTGTATTTCAGGGTGGCAGCCCGTTAGTGTCCCAGTTGACACCAACATTGAGCAGCATGGACTACCCTGGTCTCATGGCGCCGCCACAACAGAGGATGCTCCAGACAACGAGTCGGCAAATACAAACAGACCTCACCATCAATAAAATCAAGGAACTAGAAAGCAAATCAGCCCTGGACCTGGAAATAAGGGACAACAGGATAGATGAACTACAGAGG GGAAGCGAGGAGCTGAGGCGGCAAATGCAGGCACAACAGAAGGTCATTCAGAAGCAGGAGGAGCAACTGTTAAAATGTATAGATGTAACAAAGCAACTGTTAATAGAAAAG TCTGCCATGGAGAAGAAACAGTCCCGGCAGAAATGTATGCAAAATCGGTTAAGGCTAGGGCAGTTCGTCACACAGCGGCAGGGAGCATCCTTTGTGGAGAACTGGGTGGATGGGTACGCCTTCAACGAGCTCTTGAG GAAACAGGAGCAAATCACTTCAGAGCGGGAAGAAATTGAGAGGCAAAGGAAATTGCTGTGCAAGAAAAAGCCTACGACGGGGCAACCCAAGGGCAAGGGCGCAACCAACGGTGCTGCAGCCCTCGCCAACGGGGAATTTGTGAAACCGGAATCACCTAAGGA CATGGCAGTCCTGCAGCggttgtcctggtatgagtaCTACGAGCAGGAGGAAATTTTGAAGCTGCGACAGGTCTCTCTCAAGAAAGAGGACACGGACTTGCAGCTTGAGCTCGAAAAGCTGGAGCGTGAGCGGAACCTACACATACGTGAGCTGAAACGCATCCACAACGAAGACCAGTCTCGTTTCAACAACCACCCGGTGCTCAATGACCGCTACCTCTTGCTCATCCTTTTGGGTAAAGGAGGGTTTAGTGAAGTACATAAG GCGTTTGACTTGAAAGAACAGAGGTACGTAGCCTGTAAAATACATCAGCTGAACAAAGACTGGAAGGACGACAAGAAGGCCAATTATATAAA ACATGCCCTGCGAGAGTACAACATACACAAGTCGTTGGACCACCCCAGAGTGGTGAAGCTGTACGACGTCTTTGAGATCGACCCCAACTC GGTTACTAACTGGATGCTACCACTGGTCCCTGGCAGGTTCTGCACGGTGCTGGAGTACTGTGATGGGCACGACCTGGACTTCTACCTCAAGCAGCACAAGTCCATCCCCGAAAGGGAAGCTCGCTGCATTGTCATGCAGGTGGTGCATGCCCTCAAGTACCTCAATGAGATAAAGCCTCCGATCATTCACTATGACCTAAAACCCG GCAATATCCTGCTGGGTAGCGGGAGCCTTAGCGGCGAGATCAAGATCACGGACTTTGGGCTGAGCAAGATAATGGATGACGAGAACTACAGCCCTGAGTACGGTATGGACCTGACCTCGCAGGGCGCCGGCACGTACTGGTACCTGCCGCCAGAGTGCTTTGTGGTGGGCAAGAATCCGCCCAAGATATCCTCAAAAGTGGATGTTTGGAGCGTGGGTGTCATATTCTACCAATGTCTCTATGGGAAAAAG CCGTTTGGACACAACCAGTCACAAGCAACAATCCTAGAGGAGAACACAATCCTGAAGGCAACGGATGTTGAGTTTCCTCCCAAGCCTGTAGTCAGCAATGAAGCCAAG CAATTCATCAGGCGCTGCCTACAGTACCGGAAAGAAGACCGTATCGATGTGTTCACACTATCCAATGAGGAGTACCTGAAACCCAACTATTCAAAGCACAGCCGCCAGTCCAGTGCCTCGGACAAGGACAAATCGTAG
- the LOC135366963 gene encoding serine/threonine-protein kinase tousled-like 2 isoform X4, whose translation MEEMRCNEKHGYPSRNATHQAPSTIVRGCLKTSLRWEVETMDNIHSLDPRKQELLEARFLGNRQLCNNLGGQVPYLGQAMAVSQPASGSLGGGVVCGGSSASLPPSSQVLAHVSSSGSSSNTNHNQDSNMSTASLGSQHSDKEIEASDKHHRTPPQTERKRKRKDDGVAAGKGGRAGENPKKVNEYFKNQVHSPSCYGGAKSPVPQGYCLVAAGVFQGGSPLVSQLTPTLSSMDYPGLMAPPQQRMLQTTSRQIQTDLTINKIKELESKSALDLEIRDNRIDELQRGSEELRRQMQAQQKVIQKQEEQLLKCIDVTKQLLIEKSAMEKKQSRQKCMQNRLRLGQFVTQRQGASFVENWVDGYAFNELLRKQEQITSEREEIERQRKLLCKKKPTTGQPKGKGATNGAAALANGEFVKPESPKDMAVLQRLSWYEYYEQEEILKLRQVSLKKEDTDLQLELEKLERERNLHIRELKRIHNEDQSRFNNHPVLNDRYLLLILLGKGGFSEVHKAFDLKEQRYVACKIHQLNKDWKDDKKANYIKHALREYNIHKSLDHPRVVKLYDVFEIDPNSFCTVLEYCDGHDLDFYLKQHKSIPEREARCIVMQVVHALKYLNEIKPPIIHYDLKPGNILLGSGSLSGEIKITDFGLSKIMDDENYSPEYGMDLTSQGAGTYWYLPPECFVVGKNPPKISSKVDVWSVGVIFYQCLYGKKPFGHNQSQATILEENTILKATDVEFPPKPVVSNEAKQFIRRCLQYRKEDRIDVFTLSNEEYLKPNYSKHSRQSSASDKDKS comes from the exons GTGGGAGGTGGAGACAATGGACAACATCCATAGTCTTGACCCACGGAAACAAGAACTCCTAGAAGCGAGGTTTCTCGGAAACCGG CAATTGTGCAACAACCTAGGTGGCCAAGTGCCGTACCTGGGCCAGGCGATGGCGGTGTCCCAGCCGGCATCTGGGAGCCTGGGGGGTGGAGTAGTTTGTGGGGGAAGCAGCGCTTCGCTGCCCCCCTCATCTCAAGTTCTGGCTCATGTGTCTTCCTCTGGCAGTTCTAGCAACACCAACCACAATCAGGACTCTAATATGAGTACCGCCAGCCTGGGCTCCCAACATAGTGATAAAGAAATTGAG GCATCAGATAAGCACCACAGAACACCTCCCCaaacagaaaggaaaagaaaacggaaagatgACGGTGTAGCGGCAG GCAAAGGGGGTAGGGCAGGTGAAAATCCGAAGAAAGTGAATGAATATTTCAAG AACCAGGTCCATAGCCCTAGCTGCTATGGGGGGGCCAAGTCGCCCGTTCCTCAGGGCTACTGCCTG GTCGCTGCTGGTGTATTTCAGGGTGGCAGCCCGTTAGTGTCCCAGTTGACACCAACATTGAGCAGCATGGACTACCCTGGTCTCATGGCGCCGCCACAACAGAGGATGCTCCAGACAACGAGTCGGCAAATACAAACAGACCTCACCATCAATAAAATCAAGGAACTAGAAAGCAAATCAGCCCTGGACCTGGAAATAAGGGACAACAGGATAGATGAACTACAGAGG GGAAGCGAGGAGCTGAGGCGGCAAATGCAGGCACAACAGAAGGTCATTCAGAAGCAGGAGGAGCAACTGTTAAAATGTATAGATGTAACAAAGCAACTGTTAATAGAAAAG TCTGCCATGGAGAAGAAACAGTCCCGGCAGAAATGTATGCAAAATCGGTTAAGGCTAGGGCAGTTCGTCACACAGCGGCAGGGAGCATCCTTTGTGGAGAACTGGGTGGATGGGTACGCCTTCAACGAGCTCTTGAG GAAACAGGAGCAAATCACTTCAGAGCGGGAAGAAATTGAGAGGCAAAGGAAATTGCTGTGCAAGAAAAAGCCTACGACGGGGCAACCCAAGGGCAAGGGCGCAACCAACGGTGCTGCAGCCCTCGCCAACGGGGAATTTGTGAAACCGGAATCACCTAAGGA CATGGCAGTCCTGCAGCggttgtcctggtatgagtaCTACGAGCAGGAGGAAATTTTGAAGCTGCGACAGGTCTCTCTCAAGAAAGAGGACACGGACTTGCAGCTTGAGCTCGAAAAGCTGGAGCGTGAGCGGAACCTACACATACGTGAGCTGAAACGCATCCACAACGAAGACCAGTCTCGTTTCAACAACCACCCGGTGCTCAATGACCGCTACCTCTTGCTCATCCTTTTGGGTAAAGGAGGGTTTAGTGAAGTACATAAG GCGTTTGACTTGAAAGAACAGAGGTACGTAGCCTGTAAAATACATCAGCTGAACAAAGACTGGAAGGACGACAAGAAGGCCAATTATATAAA ACATGCCCTGCGAGAGTACAACATACACAAGTCGTTGGACCACCCCAGAGTGGTGAAGCTGTACGACGTCTTTGAGATCGACCCCAACTC GTTCTGCACGGTGCTGGAGTACTGTGATGGGCACGACCTGGACTTCTACCTCAAGCAGCACAAGTCCATCCCCGAAAGGGAAGCTCGCTGCATTGTCATGCAGGTGGTGCATGCCCTCAAGTACCTCAATGAGATAAAGCCTCCGATCATTCACTATGACCTAAAACCCG GCAATATCCTGCTGGGTAGCGGGAGCCTTAGCGGCGAGATCAAGATCACGGACTTTGGGCTGAGCAAGATAATGGATGACGAGAACTACAGCCCTGAGTACGGTATGGACCTGACCTCGCAGGGCGCCGGCACGTACTGGTACCTGCCGCCAGAGTGCTTTGTGGTGGGCAAGAATCCGCCCAAGATATCCTCAAAAGTGGATGTTTGGAGCGTGGGTGTCATATTCTACCAATGTCTCTATGGGAAAAAG CCGTTTGGACACAACCAGTCACAAGCAACAATCCTAGAGGAGAACACAATCCTGAAGGCAACGGATGTTGAGTTTCCTCCCAAGCCTGTAGTCAGCAATGAAGCCAAG CAATTCATCAGGCGCTGCCTACAGTACCGGAAAGAAGACCGTATCGATGTGTTCACACTATCCAATGAGGAGTACCTGAAACCCAACTATTCAAAGCACAGCCGCCAGTCCAGTGCCTCGGACAAGGACAAATCGTAG